A region from the Triticum aestivum cultivar Chinese Spring chromosome 3D, IWGSC CS RefSeq v2.1, whole genome shotgun sequence genome encodes:
- the LOC123076425 gene encoding uncharacterized protein, whose translation MKELDVALPPSTQVAFKTKTITSRKGRRHTVKDGIHFLSWSGSYLSLSGGKFQPFFYNAFGKANDKLRDAGNLVADDQDSELQPSVALYAIKSECVRFPEIESSVIANTTDPLNIIEAPLDKHLIIRMDQWGTGSVACYGANPPEWVRVIKRDLTSHLRLKVEPLYRKKKNQAIVQEVEEPVALVQEVEEPVALRETIQGEGICLMEGLKGRNRFVESFVPDKSFAVRVKVIRLPDTLSETLEEHEVVGEASLSDCEVATKKRRQMLCAVGREVQAASKLMRRKLLRYRKTLPGLLWQVQAVFNQAMRRKLLGYRKTFEWLHAAHVCIWWPECAACFK comes from the coding sequence ATGAAAGAGCTTGATGTGGCTTTACCGCCAAGTACACAGGTGGCTTTCAAAACAAAGACCATCACTTCAAGAAAAGGAAGGAGACACACTGTCAAAGACGGAATCCATTTCCTCAGCTGGTCCGGCAGCTACCTCTCTTTAAGTGGAGGCAAGTTTCAGCCATTCTTCTATAATGCTTTTGGAAAAGCCAATGACAAGCTTCGTGATGCTGGGAATCTGGTGGCAGACGACCAAGATTCCGAGCTCCAACCTTCTGTGGCGCTGTATGCCATTAAATCTGAGTGTGTTCGGTTCCCGGAGATCGAGTCCTCAGTGATTGCTAATACAACCGACCCTCTGAACATCATTGAAGCGCCACTCGACAAACATCTCATAATAAGGATGGATCAGTGGGGTACTGGATCAGTAGCTtgctatggtgcaaacccaccagaATGGGTTAGGGTTATCAAGAGAGACCTGACATCACACTTACGATTGAAGGTTGAGCCTCTATATCGAAAAAAGAAGAACCAAGCTATCGTGCAGGAGGTGGAGGAGCCAGTGGCGCTCGTGCAGGAGGTGGAGGAGCCAGTGGCGCTCCGGGAGACCATCCAAGGAGAAGGCATCTGTCTGATGGAGGGCTTGAAGGGCCGGAATCGCTTTGTTGAAAGCTTTGTGCCAGACAAGTCTTTTGCTGTGAGAGTCAAAGTAATAAGGCTGCCGGACACTTTGAGTGAGACTTTGGAGGAGCATGAAGTGGTTGGAGAAGCAAGTCTGTCAGACTGTGAGGTTGCAACCAAGAAGAGGAGACAGATGCTTTGTGCCGTTGGGAGGGAAGTGCAAGCTGCTTCCAAGCTGATGAGAAGAAAGCTGCTGAGGTACCGCAAGACCTTGCCTGGCTTGCTTTGGCAAGTGCAAGCTGTTTTCAATCAGGCGATGAGAAGGAAGCTGCTGGGTTACCGCAAAACTTTTGAGTGGCTACATGCAGCACATGTGTGCATTTGGTGGCCCGAATGTGCTGCTTGCTTCAAGTAG